The stretch of DNA ACTTTTTTCAACCCCAAGTTCTTCAAAGTCTCTCTGACCTTCTCAGCCTCTTCCCACCTACCAGCTTCTGAATATAAATTTGCCATGATAATGTAATTACTCGGATTATCAGGCTCCAGTTCAATTAAATGATCATACACAAACTTTCCGAGTTCAACATCTCCAAATTCTGAAGCACCACTAAACAGTGCACCATATACCTTGGCACTAGGTTCAATCGGCATCTTCTCGACAAATTCTAATGCTTGACAGAGCCTCCCTGCTCGGCTCATACATACAACCACACAAGCATAATGGTTAACCAAAGGTTGAATCCCATATTTTGGCAGCAATGAATCAAATATTTCCTGAGCTTTATCAAGTAGCCCACCACGAGCACAAGCTGCCAATACAGCAGTAAATGTGACCTCGTCTGGTTTTGTGTTGCCCATCAACATCTTATCAAATAGACTAAGTGACAAGTTAGCATCTCCATGGGTTGCATATGCAGAGATTATCGATGTCCAAACAATAACACTCCTAATTTTACTAAGATCAAATACCCTTTGTGCTCCACAGAGAAAACCCAGTTTGGCATATGTATCGATGAGGGCAGTTACCACATATATGTTATCATCACAACTGATTTTGATAGCGTAAGCATGTATCTCTTTTCCTCCTTTCAGGTGCGAGACACAAGGGATAGCTGGAAGTAAACTCGAAACTGTCACACTGTTAGGCTTACAACCGAGAACTTGCATTTGACGAAATAGGTCCATAACCTCGTCATATTTATTGTTCTGAACTTGACCTGAAATTACAGCATTCCAAGTACTCAGAGCTGGGTTcctaattttcataaaaatcatcataGCTTCGTTGACATGACCATGAACCATGTACCCAGATATAATAGTGGAATAACTTATTTCATCCTTTTCACTCATCTCCCCAAAAAGTTCCTTGGCGTAGTCCAAGCTACCACATTTAGCATACACTGCTATAATTGCATTACAAATTGAGAGATCCATTTCAATCCGATTATCAATCACATATTGATGCACTTCCATCCCAAAAATGAGATCATTAGACTGCGCACAGGCATGCAAAGTGCTAATAACTGTAATAGCATCGGGCTTCAACTCTTCCGAATCCAACATTACTTTATACAAATCCTTGCATTCCTTGTAAAACCCACCTCGAGAATATCCTGCAATCATTGCATTCCAAGACACTAAATCCTTCTCTGGCATTTCATCAAACAATCCCTTTGCTGACAACAGATCATCAGATTTAGAATAATAAGTCATCAACCCATTACCTACAAAAAAATCCGAGCAAAACCCTTTCTTCATGACATAACAGTGAATCATCCTAGCCAAAAGGGGTTCATCCGCTACCACTTCCGACATTGCCTTCAGCACACAACTCATTGTAAAGGCATCAGGTTCGACATGGGCCAGACCTTGACAAACATTTTTCTCTGACAAAAGTGAGAAAAACTGTGTCAATGTTTCAACATGATGATTGTGCGCGCAGTACGCGATGAGGAGGGCGTTAAACGCGAACGTGTTTTTTGAAGGAATAAGGTCGAACACTCGACGGGCACGCGAGAGGTTATTTGTTTTAGAGTAGAATGCGATGAATTTAGAAGCGAGGAAGTTGTCGGCGGTGGCAGACAAGAGAACGAGGCGGGCTTGCAGCTGCTTAGCTTGGCAAAGCAGGAAGCGGTCTGTACAACGTTGGATGAGGTGGCCGTAAAGTGTGAAGTTAATGGGATTGTCATTGTTTTGGAGGAGGGCTTGAATGGCTTGGCGGGTGAAACTGTTTGCGGCAGCAGACAATTTACTTGTCTGATTCATTCAAATGATTGGTGGAGATTCGGTTAAGTGAATATTTTTACATGACCTGCAAAGACAAAGATATCCTGCAGAAT from Primulina tabacum isolate GXHZ01 chromosome 3, ASM2559414v2, whole genome shotgun sequence encodes:
- the LOC142540198 gene encoding pentatricopeptide repeat-containing protein At2g37310 codes for the protein MNQTSKLSAAANSFTRQAIQALLQNNDNPINFTLYGHLIQRCTDRFLLCQAKQLQARLVLLSATADNFLASKFIAFYSKTNNLSRARRVFDLIPSKNTFAFNALLIAYCAHNHHVETLTQFFSLLSEKNVCQGLAHVEPDAFTMSCVLKAMSEVVADEPLLARMIHCYVMKKGFCSDFFVGNGLMTYYSKSDDLLSAKGLFDEMPEKDLVSWNAMIAGYSRGGFYKECKDLYKVMLDSEELKPDAITVISTLHACAQSNDLIFGMEVHQYVIDNRIEMDLSICNAIIAVYAKCGSLDYAKELFGEMSEKDEISYSTIISGYMVHGHVNEAMMIFMKIRNPALSTWNAVISGQVQNNKYDEVMDLFRQMQVLGCKPNSVTVSSLLPAIPCVSHLKGGKEIHAYAIKISCDDNIYVVTALIDTYAKLGFLCGAQRVFDLSKIRSVIVWTSIISAYATHGDANLSLSLFDKMLMGNTKPDEVTFTAVLAACARGGLLDKAQEIFDSLLPKYGIQPLVNHYACVVVCMSRAGRLCQALEFVEKMPIEPSAKVYGALFSGASEFGDVELGKFVYDHLIELEPDNPSNYIIMANLYSEAGRWEEAEKVRETLKNLGLKKVAGSSRV